One window of the Nicotiana tabacum cultivar K326 chromosome 4, ASM71507v2, whole genome shotgun sequence genome contains the following:
- the LOC107818050 gene encoding polynucleotide 5'-hydroxyl-kinase NOL9 isoform X2: MASLGHDELQSANIFIPEEWSDAADTIAYDSTTSPPPVAFVCGPKNSGKTTFSRLLLNVLLQRYKKVAYLDTDVGQTEFTPPGLLSLTTIDKITSDLSIPCLKTPERCFFFGDISSKRDPKTYLAYIFALYDHYRRTYLLNNGESPGNAGVPLVINTTGWVKGIGYDILVDILKYISPTHVVKICISAESKNLPAGAFWVDDGDAAVATLIEVNSARQDSFNRSVLVQKDARLLRDLRVMAYFRQCFPSDMQITTIKELSRALAAHPPYEIPVSSIKIKHLHCEVPKSEVFYSLNATIVGLAVDSEYSESFPDCMGLGIVRAID; the protein is encoded by the exons ATGGCGTCCTTGGGTCACGACGAGCTCCAATCGGCTAACATATTCATACCGGAGGAGTGGTCCGACGCTGCCGATACCATAGCTTATGATTCTACAACTTCGCCGCCGCCGGTTGCGTTTGTCTGCGGTCCCAAAAATAGCGGCAAGACCACTTTCTCTCGTCTCCTCCTCAACGTCCTTCTGCAGAG ATACAAGAAAGTGGCTTATTTGGATACGGATGTTGGGCAGACAGAGTTTACTCCACCTGGTTTGTTATCCCTTACTACAATTGACAAAATAACTTCAG ATCTGTCAATTCCGTGCCTAAAGACTCCTGAGAG ATGCTTCTTTTTTGGTGACATATCCTCAAAAAGGGATCCCAAAACATACTTGGCTTATATATTTGCCTTGTATGATCATTACCGGAGAACATACCTGTTGAACAATGGCGAAAGTCCTGGAAATGCTGGGGTGCCCCTTGTTATTAACACAACAGGCTGGGTGAAAG GTATTGGCTATGACATTCTTGTGGATATTCTAAAATATATCTCTCCTACCCATGTTGTTAAGATTTGCATATCAGCTGAGAGCAAGAATCTTCCAGCTGGTGCATTTTGGGTTGATGATGGTGATGCTGCTGTTGCAACTCTAATTGAGGTCAACTCTGCTCGTCAGGACTCTTTTAACAGATC GGTTCTTGTACAGAAGGATGCACGTCTTCTGCGTGATCTGCGTGTTATGGCCTATTTCAGACAATGCTTTCCAAGTGATATGCAAATCACAACAATCAAGGAACTCTCTCGAGCATTAGCTGCCCACCCTCCATACGAGATTCCTGTATCAAGTATCAAAATTAAACACCTTCATTGTGAG GTTCCTAAGAGTGAGGTTTTCTACAGCTTGAATGCAACCATTGTTGGTTTGGCAGTTGATTCTGAATATTCTGAAAGTTTTCCTGACTGCATGGGTTTGG GAATAGTGCGTGCCATTGACTAG
- the LOC107818050 gene encoding polynucleotide 5'-hydroxyl-kinase NOL9 isoform X1 produces MASLGHDELQSANIFIPEEWSDAADTIAYDSTTSPPPVAFVCGPKNSGKTTFSRLLLNVLLQRYKKVAYLDTDVGQTEFTPPGLLSLTTIDKITSDLSIPCLKTPERCFFFGDISSKRDPKTYLAYIFALYDHYRRTYLLNNGESPGNAGVPLVINTTGWVKGIGYDILVDILKYISPTHVVKICISAESKNLPAGAFWVDDGDAAVATLIEVNSARQDSFNRSVLVQKDARLLRDLRVMAYFRQCFPSDMQITTIKELSRALAAHPPYEIPVSSIKIKHLHCEVPKSEVFYSLNATIVGLAVDSEYSESFPDCMGLGIVRAIDTLKHVLYVITPVPKSSMQKVDLLLQGFIQIPTCLLQVQGCISPYMSADVLPSA; encoded by the exons ATGGCGTCCTTGGGTCACGACGAGCTCCAATCGGCTAACATATTCATACCGGAGGAGTGGTCCGACGCTGCCGATACCATAGCTTATGATTCTACAACTTCGCCGCCGCCGGTTGCGTTTGTCTGCGGTCCCAAAAATAGCGGCAAGACCACTTTCTCTCGTCTCCTCCTCAACGTCCTTCTGCAGAG ATACAAGAAAGTGGCTTATTTGGATACGGATGTTGGGCAGACAGAGTTTACTCCACCTGGTTTGTTATCCCTTACTACAATTGACAAAATAACTTCAG ATCTGTCAATTCCGTGCCTAAAGACTCCTGAGAG ATGCTTCTTTTTTGGTGACATATCCTCAAAAAGGGATCCCAAAACATACTTGGCTTATATATTTGCCTTGTATGATCATTACCGGAGAACATACCTGTTGAACAATGGCGAAAGTCCTGGAAATGCTGGGGTGCCCCTTGTTATTAACACAACAGGCTGGGTGAAAG GTATTGGCTATGACATTCTTGTGGATATTCTAAAATATATCTCTCCTACCCATGTTGTTAAGATTTGCATATCAGCTGAGAGCAAGAATCTTCCAGCTGGTGCATTTTGGGTTGATGATGGTGATGCTGCTGTTGCAACTCTAATTGAGGTCAACTCTGCTCGTCAGGACTCTTTTAACAGATC GGTTCTTGTACAGAAGGATGCACGTCTTCTGCGTGATCTGCGTGTTATGGCCTATTTCAGACAATGCTTTCCAAGTGATATGCAAATCACAACAATCAAGGAACTCTCTCGAGCATTAGCTGCCCACCCTCCATACGAGATTCCTGTATCAAGTATCAAAATTAAACACCTTCATTGTGAG GTTCCTAAGAGTGAGGTTTTCTACAGCTTGAATGCAACCATTGTTGGTTTGGCAGTTGATTCTGAATATTCTGAAAGTTTTCCTGACTGCATGGGTTTGG GAATAGTGCGTGCCATTGACACTCTGAAGCATGTACTCTATGTAATTACCCCTGTTCCAAAAAGCAGTATGCAGAAGGTGGATCTTCTATTACAGGGGTTTATCCAAATACCGACTTGTTTGTTGCAG GTACAAGGCTGCATCTCACCTTACATGTCTGCCGATGTGTTGCCTTCAGCTTAG
- the LOC142180277 gene encoding uncharacterized protein LOC142180277, translating to MRKFTNERNLVRPAKTRFATAFLTLHSFYLQKKNLRKLVFSNEWKDNRYAKEAAGKETAKVLISPLFWNDVVWALKVGGPLIRVLCMVDGERKPPMGYLYEAIDRAKETIAVSFEGDVRKYEKVFDIIDSRWSNQLHRPLHAAGHLLNPGLFYKNTRDETLDSEVWIGYHECLEKLIPDSATVDQIGEEFGRYSQAEGLFGLQAAIRARDIRSPVEWWMQFRHQTPNLQKFAIKVLSLTCSASGCERN from the exons atgaGGAAATTCACAAATGAAAGAAATTTGGTGAGACCGGCCAAGACTAGATTTGCAACGGCTTTCTTAACTTTGCATAGTTTTTACTTGCAAAAGAAAAACTTGAGAAAGCTAGTTTTTTCAAATGAATGGAAAGATAATAGATATGCAAAGGAAGCTGCGGGGAAAGAAACTGCCAAAGTTCTTATTTCTCCATTATTCTGGAATGACGTCGTTTGGGCTCTTAAAGTTGGTGGTCCTTTGATTAGGGTGCTTTGTATGGTGGATGGGGAGAGAAAACCGCCAATGGGCTATCTTTATGAAGCTATAGATAGAGCCAAAGAGACTATTGCAGTGTCATTTGAGGGAGATGTTAGGAAATATGAGAAagtttttgatattattgataGCAGGTGGTCGAATCAACTCCATCGTCCTTTGCATGCAGCAGGCCATCTTCTGAACCCGGGATTATTTTACAAGAACACTAGAGATGAAACTTTGGATTCAGAGGTGTGGATTGGATACCATGAGTGTCTTGAGAAGTTGATCCCCGATTCAGCGACGGTAGATCAAATAGGGGAGGAGTTTGGTAGGTACTCACAAGCAGAGGGCCTATTTGGTTTACAGGCGGCCATTAGAGCCAGAGACATAAGGTCGCCAG ttGAATGGTGGATGCAATTTAGACATCAAACTCCAAATTTACAAAAGTTTGCCATTAAAGTACTAAGCCTAACTTGTAGTGCATCTGGATGCGAGAGAAATTGA